The following proteins are encoded in a genomic region of Streptococcus constellatus subsp. constellatus:
- a CDS encoding ABC transporter ATP-binding protein, with amino-acid sequence MSIISRLLKELRVVRTAFFFAVGIAVLATVTSQLSPLCLRNMIDGPLTQIGSGKDRQVQLLQLAGLYIIVVVLGSILTYLGDRLLAHCGNKVAEHLRNEAYQVMQNLPISYFDDKPAGKIATRIVNDTETLRRQFYASLVSVLIQVLRIVFTYALLFYLSPLAASILLLLLPAFYGIQVFYKKLTDKPMKDFYDSRSDINNQVNELMHGASLIQLYHQEKTVLSEFNATARKMSQADKQIVWVSALSSWPLTEFLKNTVLTVILTIVGQQFLGGRNVITAGVLFIYLNYIINLFEMMGFLVRLFPNVQRSLETGKRVLELLDQPQEEDVKSQLAVVKGQVTFEHVSFAYEKGKTVLHNISFKAKKGETVALVGHTGSGKSSIMNLLYRFYDPQKGKIYVDQQDIQQYSRESLRSHMGIVLQDPYLFTGTLATNVAMSHSGINREKVLESLEKVGAGDLLARCKEGIDEPVKDKGAAFSSGERQLISFARALYANPQILILDEATSHIDTETEELIQKAMAVVKEGRTTFIIAHRLSTIQEADQILVISEGKIVERGQHDTLVKQNGIYAQMSRLQQQV; translated from the coding sequence ATGAGTATCATTAGTCGTTTATTAAAAGAACTAAGAGTTGTTCGAACTGCATTCTTTTTTGCGGTTGGAATTGCTGTTTTAGCAACGGTGACTAGCCAACTGTCTCCTCTCTGTTTGAGAAATATGATAGACGGACCGCTTACACAGATTGGAAGCGGAAAAGATCGTCAGGTTCAGCTTTTGCAATTAGCTGGATTATACATAATTGTTGTAGTTTTGGGGAGCATACTGACTTACTTAGGTGATCGCCTTTTAGCGCATTGTGGAAACAAAGTAGCAGAACATCTGAGGAATGAAGCTTATCAGGTTATGCAAAATTTGCCGATTTCTTACTTTGATGATAAACCAGCAGGTAAGATTGCAACCAGAATTGTAAATGATACGGAAACCTTACGAAGACAATTTTATGCTAGTTTGGTTAGTGTTTTGATTCAAGTTCTTCGGATTGTTTTTACCTACGCTCTATTGTTTTACCTTAGTCCGCTTGCTGCCTCGATACTTTTGCTATTGCTTCCTGCTTTTTATGGGATACAAGTATTTTATAAAAAACTAACAGACAAGCCGATGAAAGACTTTTATGATTCACGGAGTGATATCAATAATCAAGTGAATGAATTGATGCATGGAGCCAGCTTGATACAGTTATATCATCAGGAAAAAACAGTTCTTTCAGAATTTAATGCAACTGCTCGAAAAATGAGCCAAGCTGATAAACAAATTGTATGGGTAAGTGCTCTTTCGTCTTGGCCATTAACGGAATTTTTAAAAAATACAGTGCTTACTGTCATTTTGACGATAGTTGGTCAGCAATTTTTAGGCGGTCGCAATGTCATTACCGCTGGTGTACTGTTTATCTATCTCAATTATATTATCAATTTATTTGAGATGATGGGTTTTCTGGTTCGGCTTTTCCCAAATGTACAACGATCATTGGAAACAGGGAAACGAGTTTTAGAATTGTTAGATCAACCTCAGGAAGAGGATGTAAAATCACAGTTGGCAGTTGTTAAAGGACAAGTTACATTTGAACATGTGAGCTTTGCATATGAGAAAGGCAAGACAGTTCTGCACAATATTAGTTTTAAAGCAAAGAAAGGAGAGACGGTTGCTTTGGTAGGACATACCGGCTCTGGAAAATCTTCTATCATGAACCTACTTTATCGTTTCTACGATCCTCAAAAAGGGAAAATCTATGTTGATCAACAAGATATTCAACAATATTCTCGTGAAAGTCTTCGTAGTCACATGGGGATTGTTTTGCAAGATCCTTATCTATTCACAGGAACACTAGCAACTAATGTAGCTATGAGCCATTCAGGTATCAATCGTGAAAAAGTTTTGGAATCTTTAGAAAAAGTCGGTGCAGGGGACTTGCTGGCTCGTTGTAAAGAAGGAATTGATGAGCCTGTAAAGGATAAAGGGGCAGCATTTTCGAGTGGTGAACGTCAACTGATTTCATTTGCTCGAGCTCTCTATGCTAATCCTCAAATTTTAATATTGGATGAAGCAACTTCTCATATTGATACAGAAACCGAAGAACTGATTCAAAAAGCAATGGCTGTTGTAAAGGAAGGGAGAACAACTTTTATCATTGCTCATCGTTTATCAACCATTCAAGAGGCAGATCAAATCCTGGTTATTTCTGAAGGAAAGATTGTAGAGCGAGGGCAACACGACACATTGGTAAAACAAAATGGGATCTATGCTCAAATGAGCCGTCTCCAGCAACAAGTATAA
- the ybeY gene encoding rRNA maturation RNase YbeY: MYIEIIDETNQVSEKMIKQTQEILQFAAKKIGKENKEMAVTFVTNERSHELNLEYRDTDRPTDVISLEYKPELDIAIDEEDLLKNPELAEMLEDFDAYIGELFISIDKAREQAEEYGHSFEREMGFLAVHGFLHINGYDHYTPEEEAEMFGLQEEILTAYGLTRQ, translated from the coding sequence ATGTATATTGAAATCATAGATGAAACAAATCAAGTTTCGGAAAAAATGATAAAGCAAACGCAGGAAATTTTGCAGTTTGCTGCGAAGAAGATTGGGAAAGAAAATAAGGAAATGGCTGTAACGTTTGTTACAAATGAGCGTAGTCATGAGCTGAATTTAGAATATCGAGATACGGACCGTCCGACAGATGTTATTAGTTTGGAGTACAAGCCTGAGCTGGACATTGCCATTGATGAGGAGGACTTATTAAAAAATCCTGAGTTGGCAGAAATGTTAGAGGACTTTGATGCTTATATCGGAGAACTTTTTATTTCCATAGATAAGGCGCGCGAGCAAGCAGAAGAGTATGGTCACAGTTTTGAGCGAGAGATGGGGTTTCTTGCAGTGCATGGTTTTTTGCATATCAATGGATACGATCACTATACGCCAGAAGAAGAGGCGGAAATGTTTGGTTTACAGGAAGAAATTTTGACTGCTTATGGACTTACAAGACAATAA
- a CDS encoding diacylglycerol kinase family protein translates to MDLQDNKKNKRKWKNRDVISSLEFALTGIFTAIKEERNMRNHAVSAVVVVLAGFLFQVSAIEWLFLFLSIFLVIAFEIMNSAIENVVDLASDYHFSIRAKNAKDMAAGAVLVVSGFAVVTGLVIFIPKIWNLIF, encoded by the coding sequence ATGGACTTACAAGACAATAAAAAAAACAAGCGCAAATGGAAGAATCGGGATGTCATTTCGAGTTTAGAATTTGCTCTGACAGGGATTTTTACGGCAATCAAAGAAGAACGTAATATGCGTAATCATGCCGTTTCAGCAGTTGTAGTGGTGCTTGCAGGCTTCCTTTTTCAGGTATCTGCGATAGAATGGCTTTTCCTTTTTTTGAGCATTTTTTTGGTTATCGCTTTTGAGATTATGAATTCGGCTATTGAAAATGTGGTGGATTTAGCTAGTGATTATCACTTCTCCATACGAGCTAAAAATGCCAAGGATATGGCAGCTGGTGCAGTTTTAGTAGTTTCTGGATTTGCAGTTGTGACAGGTTTGGTTATTTTCATTCCTAAAATTTGGAATTTGATTTTTTAA
- the era gene encoding GTPase Era → MTFKSGFVAILGRPNVGKSTFLNYVMGQKIAIMSDKAQTTRNKIMGIYTTDMEQIVFIDTPGIHKPKTALGDFMVESAYSTLREVETVLFMVPADEKRGRGDDMIMERLKAAKIPVILVINKIDKVHPDQLLEQIDDFRTQMEFKEIVPISALQGNNVPRLMELLKENLEEGFQYFPEDQITDHPERFLVSEMIREKILKLTEQEVPHSVAVVIESMKRDEETDKVHIRATIMVERDSQKGIIIGKQGALLKKIGKMARRDIEIMLGDKVYLETWVKVKKNWRDKKLDLADFGYNEKEY, encoded by the coding sequence ATGACTTTTAAATCTGGTTTTGTAGCCATTTTAGGACGTCCTAATGTTGGGAAGTCAACTTTTCTGAATTATGTCATGGGACAAAAGATTGCTATTATGAGTGATAAGGCTCAGACAACTCGTAACAAGATTATGGGGATTTATACGACAGACATGGAGCAAATTGTCTTTATTGATACGCCGGGAATTCATAAGCCTAAAACAGCGCTCGGTGATTTTATGGTAGAGTCTGCTTATTCAACGTTACGGGAGGTAGAGACAGTCCTGTTTATGGTTCCTGCTGATGAAAAGCGTGGTAGGGGTGATGATATGATTATGGAACGGCTCAAGGCAGCAAAAATTCCTGTCATTCTCGTTATCAATAAAATTGACAAAGTGCACCCAGACCAGTTGCTGGAGCAGATTGATGATTTTCGGACACAAATGGAATTTAAGGAAATTGTGCCCATTTCTGCCCTGCAAGGCAATAATGTCCCTCGTCTGATGGAATTGCTGAAAGAAAACTTGGAAGAAGGCTTTCAATACTTTCCAGAGGATCAAATTACCGATCACCCGGAACGCTTTTTGGTTTCTGAGATGATTCGAGAGAAAATTTTGAAATTAACGGAGCAAGAAGTACCGCATTCAGTGGCTGTAGTTATTGAATCTATGAAACGTGATGAGGAGACGGACAAGGTACATATTCGTGCTACCATCATGGTGGAGCGTGATAGTCAAAAGGGGATTATCATTGGCAAGCAAGGGGCTCTGCTCAAGAAAATTGGTAAAATGGCACGCCGTGACATTGAAATCATGCTAGGCGACAAAGTCTATCTCGAAACTTGGGTTAAAGTCAAGAAAAACTGGCGGGACAAGAAATTGGATTTGGCAGATTTTGGCTATAATGAGAAGGAGTATTGA
- a CDS encoding ComEC/Rec2 family competence protein, translated as MIYSIGITSLDKEIKDGLLCNRYKEDEVRSIYHQYLELKKQRYKGFKTAGMTLVVVFVLMPLLAIFSGRANIIFLIVQLFLLPIFALLCLGLAYYFMFGMFSQQLRKAMKVHYGHIIEEMDHQK; from the coding sequence GTGATTTATTCAATTGGGATTACCAGTTTAGATAAGGAAATAAAGGACGGCTTGCTTTGTAATCGTTATAAAGAGGATGAAGTAAGGTCTATCTACCATCAGTACTTAGAATTGAAAAAGCAACGGTACAAGGGATTCAAGACAGCTGGCATGACATTAGTAGTTGTTTTTGTCTTAATGCCGTTGCTGGCGATATTTAGTGGTAGAGCAAATATAATTTTCCTCATAGTACAATTATTCTTGTTGCCAATATTCGCTTTATTATGTCTTGGTCTGGCTTATTATTTTATGTTTGGGATGTTTAGCCAGCAATTGAGGAAAGCTATGAAAGTCCATTATGGTCATATTATAGAAGAAATGGATCATCAGAAATAG
- a CDS encoding NUDIX hydrolase, which translates to MTQDYISYIRSKVGHNKVILTFAGGILTDKDGRVLLQLRGDKKTWAIPGGAMELGESTLDTAKREFFEETGIKVQATRFLNVYSNFEEVYPNGDKVQTVVFIYELAAVSPVNIANFHNEETLHLRFFSKEEIEKLDSVSDKHRLMLTEYFADSFALGH; encoded by the coding sequence ATGACTCAAGATTACATTTCCTATATCCGATCAAAAGTTGGGCATAACAAGGTCATTCTGACTTTTGCTGGGGGCATTTTGACGGATAAGGATGGACGCGTACTTTTGCAATTACGCGGTGATAAGAAAACATGGGCAATTCCAGGTGGTGCAATGGAGCTTGGGGAGTCCACGCTTGATACGGCTAAGCGTGAGTTTTTCGAAGAAACGGGAATTAAAGTACAAGCAACACGTTTTCTCAATGTTTATAGTAATTTTGAGGAAGTCTATCCTAATGGTGACAAGGTGCAGACGGTTGTCTTCATCTATGAGCTGGCGGCTGTTTCACCAGTAAATATTGCGAATTTTCACAATGAAGAAACCTTGCACCTGCGTTTCTTTTCTAAGGAAGAAATTGAGAAGCTGGATTCTGTAAGTGATAAACACCGTTTGATGTTAACGGAATATTTTGCAGACAGCTTTGCTCTAGGGCATTGA
- a CDS encoding DUF664 domain-containing protein, with protein MEFVELLVENVERAQERFLSVLEGLSLEEVNAFPLVDTAPSIKSITWLTWHTARELDFQIADLAKTNPVWFSKGWKKKFALDLPDDTEDWHHTPQEAHKVVVTDIDFLKGYLSDAVAATIAYLSKVNEDSLDDVVDENWIPAVKRGNRLVSIIDDAAMHSGQTVYARRLLGRED; from the coding sequence ATGGAATTTGTAGAACTTTTAGTGGAAAATGTAGAACGAGCTCAGGAGCGTTTTTTGTCTGTATTGGAAGGTTTGTCTTTAGAAGAGGTGAACGCTTTTCCACTTGTAGATACTGCCCCATCTATTAAGTCTATCACTTGGCTGACTTGGCATACGGCGCGGGAGTTGGATTTCCAGATTGCTGATTTAGCAAAGACTAATCCAGTCTGGTTTTCTAAAGGTTGGAAGAAAAAATTTGCTTTGGATTTGCCAGATGATACGGAAGATTGGCATCACACTCCTCAAGAAGCGCATAAAGTTGTGGTGACAGATATTGATTTTCTTAAAGGTTATCTGTCTGATGCGGTTGCGGCAACAATTGCTTATTTATCAAAGGTAAATGAAGATAGTCTGGATGATGTTGTCGATGAGAATTGGATTCCAGCTGTTAAACGTGGAAATCGTTTAGTATCTATCATTGACGATGCGGCTATGCATTCAGGTCAGACAGTATACGCACGCCGTTTACTAGGAAGAGAAGATTGA
- a CDS encoding GNAT family N-acetyltransferase — protein sequence MIGEIREVEKSQLADWAYFAHLAWKIEKKKLLVAFSEGKFPNEFLYYIEGEAVAWVSLSMRSEYVEGAEQLPVAYIEGIAVVPVFQRHGIATQLLDFAQSWATEKGVSQLASDCDIDNAVSQAFHKKAGFKEISRTVHYTLNLDKKG from the coding sequence ATGATAGGAGAAATCCGAGAGGTAGAAAAATCTCAGCTAGCTGATTGGGCTTACTTTGCTCATTTAGCTTGGAAGATAGAGAAAAAGAAATTATTAGTAGCGTTTTCTGAAGGGAAATTTCCTAATGAATTTTTGTACTACATAGAAGGAGAAGCCGTTGCTTGGGTCAGCTTATCTATGCGTTCGGAGTATGTGGAAGGAGCAGAGCAACTTCCTGTTGCATATATTGAAGGCATAGCGGTAGTACCTGTTTTTCAAAGACATGGTATCGCTACTCAGCTTCTTGACTTTGCTCAGTCGTGGGCGACAGAAAAAGGAGTGTCTCAGCTAGCTTCAGATTGTGATATAGACAATGCAGTCAGTCAAGCTTTTCATAAGAAGGCAGGATTTAAAGAAATAAGTCGAACAGTCCATTACACGTTAAATTTGGATAAGAAAGGATAA
- the mutM gene encoding DNA-formamidopyrimidine glycosylase, which produces MPELPEVETVRRGLERLVKGKEIEKVDVRYTKMIGTGVDTFVLDLPRQSIDAVERRGKYLIFYLTNWVLISHLRMEGKYLFYPEEAQLTKHSHVIFHFTDGSNLVYQDVRKFGTMELLKKEQLDSYFLSKKLGPEPTELDFHLLPFATALRKSKKLIKPYLLDQTLVAGLGNIYVDEVLWRAQIHPARAAQSLNRAEMKHLREQIIAVLQLGIEKGGSTIRTYRNALGEDGTMQDFLQVYGKTRQPCTRCGHEIEKIKLAGRGTHLCPHCQKMR; this is translated from the coding sequence ATGCCTGAATTACCAGAAGTAGAAACGGTACGCCGTGGTTTGGAGCGGCTGGTTAAAGGAAAAGAGATTGAAAAGGTAGATGTCCGTTATACCAAGATGATTGGGACAGGGGTAGATACTTTTGTCTTAGATTTACCGAGACAAAGTATTGATGCTGTTGAGCGTCGGGGCAAATATCTGATTTTTTATTTGACAAATTGGGTGCTGATTTCGCATTTGCGCATGGAAGGAAAGTATCTTTTCTACCCTGAAGAGGCCCAATTGACTAAGCATTCTCATGTAATTTTTCATTTCACAGATGGCAGCAACCTCGTTTATCAGGATGTTCGGAAATTTGGTACAATGGAATTGTTGAAAAAAGAACAGCTGGATAGCTATTTTCTCTCTAAAAAGTTAGGACCAGAACCGACCGAATTAGACTTTCATTTACTACCATTTGCAACAGCTCTAAGAAAGTCTAAGAAACTGATTAAACCTTACCTATTGGATCAAACCTTAGTAGCGGGTCTTGGTAATATCTATGTGGATGAAGTTTTATGGCGGGCACAGATTCACCCAGCAAGAGCAGCCCAAAGCCTGAATAGAGCAGAAATGAAGCATCTGCGAGAACAAATTATTGCGGTCTTGCAGTTAGGAATTGAAAAGGGAGGATCGACCATTCGCACTTATCGCAATGCTTTAGGAGAAGACGGCACAATGCAAGATTTCTTGCAAGTCTATGGAAAAACAAGGCAACCTTGCACTAGATGTGGTCATGAAATTGAAAAAATCAAACTAGCTGGTCGTGGAACTCACCTTTGTCCACATTGTCAAAAAATGAGGTAG
- the coaE gene encoding dephospho-CoA kinase (Dephospho-CoA kinase (CoaE) performs the final step in coenzyme A biosynthesis.): MAKIIGITGGIASGKSVVTDFLRSQGYQVIDADQVVHELQKPRGRLYQALLSEFGTEILLADGQLDRKKLGALLFSRPDLLEKSSRLQNDIIREELALKREQLAATEELFFMDIPLLFEQGYEDWFDKIWLVDVSKGTQLERLMARNNLSQEEAQQRIAAQLSLAEKRQRAEIVIDNNGALSNTLKQLQALLDKERR; this comes from the coding sequence ATGGCAAAAATAATTGGAATTACAGGCGGAATTGCCTCTGGAAAATCAGTTGTGACAGACTTCCTGCGCTCTCAGGGCTATCAAGTAATTGATGCGGATCAGGTGGTTCATGAATTGCAGAAACCGAGAGGTCGACTTTATCAAGCTCTATTGTCAGAATTTGGAACAGAAATTTTATTGGCAGACGGTCAATTGGATCGAAAAAAGCTTGGTGCTCTTCTCTTTAGTCGTCCCGATTTGCTAGAGAAGTCCAGTCGCTTACAAAATGATATTATTCGAGAAGAATTAGCTTTAAAACGTGAGCAATTGGCAGCAACTGAGGAGCTTTTCTTTATGGATATTCCACTATTATTTGAGCAGGGCTATGAAGATTGGTTTGATAAAATTTGGCTAGTAGATGTGAGCAAAGGCACTCAGCTAGAACGTTTGATGGCTCGAAACAATCTTAGTCAAGAAGAGGCTCAACAACGCATAGCAGCTCAGCTTTCTTTGGCAGAAAAAAGACAAAGAGCTGAGATTGTGATTGATAATAACGGTGCGCTTTCGAATACTTTAAAACAGTTGCAGGCGCTTTTAGACAAAGAAAGAAGATGA
- a CDS encoding multidrug efflux MFS transporter codes for MKWKRNLWIAWLGNFFIGASLSLVVPFMSLYVEELGARGSMVEFYSGLAVSSTALTAALLSPVWGSLADRYGRKPMMIRAAFAMTFTMGGLAFVPNVFWLIVLRLLNGVFSGYVPNSTALIASQAPKKHSGYALGTLSTGVVAGTLMGPLLGGMIAQSLGMRNVFLLVGFFLFVVTLWTIFGIKEDFHPVSKGKEVSTKQLFQQIPQKSMLFGLFITSMVIQMIGQSISPILTLYIRSLGQKENLLLVSGAIVSAMGISSIFSSGWLGKLGDKIGNHRLLLLALLYSFVIYIFCARAGTPLELGIYRFLFGLGTGALLPGVSSLLNKITPKEGISRIFSYNQTFFYIGGVIGPLMGSAISVHFGYHWVFYSTAGLALLNFFFLLFSFRKYLGVKEISASKN; via the coding sequence GTGAAATGGAAACGGAATTTATGGATTGCTTGGCTGGGTAACTTTTTTATAGGTGCTAGCTTGTCACTAGTTGTTCCCTTTATGTCTTTGTACGTGGAAGAATTAGGCGCCAGAGGCTCTATGGTTGAATTTTATTCAGGCTTGGCGGTTTCGAGTACAGCTTTGACAGCCGCACTTTTGTCGCCTGTCTGGGGAAGTTTAGCTGATAGGTACGGTCGCAAACCAATGATGATTCGGGCAGCTTTTGCAATGACCTTTACGATGGGAGGCTTGGCTTTTGTACCGAATGTATTTTGGCTCATTGTATTGAGACTGTTAAATGGGGTGTTTTCTGGTTATGTACCGAATAGCACGGCTTTGATTGCTAGTCAAGCTCCTAAAAAACACTCTGGTTATGCCTTGGGAACATTGTCAACAGGTGTCGTAGCGGGGACTCTGATGGGACCGCTCTTAGGAGGAATGATAGCTCAAAGTTTGGGAATGAGAAATGTTTTCCTTTTGGTTGGATTTTTCTTGTTTGTCGTTACTTTGTGGACAATTTTTGGGATAAAAGAAGATTTTCATCCTGTCTCTAAAGGAAAAGAAGTTTCGACCAAGCAACTATTTCAACAAATTCCTCAAAAATCAATGCTTTTTGGCTTGTTTATTACTAGCATGGTGATTCAGATGATTGGACAGTCCATTTCCCCTATTTTGACACTTTATATCCGCTCTTTAGGGCAAAAAGAAAATTTGTTATTGGTATCTGGTGCAATCGTTTCAGCAATGGGCATTTCAAGCATATTTTCATCTGGTTGGCTGGGAAAATTAGGAGATAAAATAGGAAATCACCGTTTGCTCTTACTGGCTCTTTTGTATAGTTTTGTTATTTATATTTTCTGTGCGAGGGCTGGTACACCACTTGAATTGGGAATTTATCGCTTTCTATTTGGATTGGGCACTGGAGCTCTTCTGCCTGGAGTTAGCTCTCTCCTCAATAAAATCACACCAAAAGAAGGTATTTCACGGATTTTCAGTTACAATCAAACTTTCTTTTATATCGGTGGTGTTATTGGGCCGTTAATGGGGTCAGCTATTTCTGTTCATTTTGGCTATCATTGGGTTTTCTATAGCACAGCAGGTTTAGCGTTATTGAACTTCTTCTTTTTATTGTTTAGTTTTAGAAAATATTTAGGAGTAAAGGAAATCAGTGCGAGTAAAAATTAA
- the rpmG gene encoding 50S ribosomal protein L33: MRVKINLKCSSCGSQNYLTSKNMKTHPEKVEVLKYCPKERKVTLHLESK; this comes from the coding sequence GTGCGAGTAAAAATTAATTTAAAGTGTTCTTCTTGCGGCAGTCAGAATTATTTAACGAGTAAAAATATGAAAACACATCCAGAAAAGGTTGAGGTATTAAAATACTGTCCCAAAGAAAGAAAAGTGACCTTACATCTTGAATCAAAATAA
- the secG gene encoding preprotein translocase subunit SecG, whose translation MYNLLLTILLILSVFILIAIFMQPTKNQSSNVFDASAGDLFERPKARGFEAVMQRLTGVMVFFWLLIALMLTILSSK comes from the coding sequence ATGTATAATTTATTATTAACCATTTTATTGATTTTATCAGTATTTATTTTAATCGCAATTTTTATGCAACCTACAAAAAATCAATCAAGTAATGTATTTGACGCAAGTGCAGGAGATTTGTTTGAACGACCAAAAGCAAGAGGCTTTGAAGCAGTTATGCAGCGTTTGACAGGAGTGATGGTTTTCTTTTGGTTGTTGATTGCACTAATGCTGACAATCTTATCTAGTAAATAA
- the smpB gene encoding SsrA-binding protein SmpB has translation MAKGEGKVVAQNKKARHDYTIVDTIEAGMVLTGTEIKSVRAARINLKDGFAQIKNGEVWLSNVHIAPYEEGNIWNQDPERRRKLLLHRKQIKKLEQETKGTGMTLVPLKVYLKDGYAKLLLGLAKGKHDYDKRESIKRREQNRDIARTMKTYNIR, from the coding sequence ATGGCAAAAGGAGAGGGAAAGGTCGTCGCTCAAAATAAGAAAGCACGTCACGACTATACTATTGTTGATACGATTGAAGCGGGCATGGTTTTAACTGGAACTGAAATTAAAAGCGTACGCGCTGCACGAATTAACCTAAAAGATGGCTTTGCTCAAATCAAAAATGGAGAAGTCTGGCTCAGTAATGTCCATATAGCTCCTTATGAAGAAGGAAATATTTGGAATCAAGACCCTGAACGTAGGAGAAAATTGCTGTTGCATAGAAAGCAAATTAAAAAATTAGAGCAGGAAACCAAAGGAACTGGGATGACTTTAGTTCCTCTCAAAGTTTATCTTAAAGATGGTTATGCTAAGTTGCTTTTAGGATTGGCTAAAGGGAAACATGACTATGATAAGCGCGAATCTATTAAACGTCGTGAGCAAAATAGAGATATTGCTCGGACTATGAAGACTTATAATATACGATAA
- a CDS encoding helix-hairpin-helix domain-containing protein: MLEVIITKIKEYKILVGLSLIGLIIAGFFLMTSKSARQSNVGDIAQEATNAKLERKETSTETKKKQQKEETESQKNLASEELEFLTVDVKGAVKNPGIYQLKKTSRINDAIQKAGGLTTDADSKSINLAQKLTDEAVIYVATMGENVTNAASNNGQTLTTDTDGTAAQKGNKVNLNKANLSDLQSISGIGQKRAQDILDYREANGKFNSVDDLKNISGVGAKTLEKLKEYVTVD; this comes from the coding sequence ATGTTAGAGGTAATCATCACAAAAATAAAAGAGTATAAAATTTTAGTTGGTTTAAGCCTGATTGGTTTGATCATAGCAGGATTTTTTCTGATGACTAGTAAATCTGCTAGACAATCTAATGTGGGAGATATTGCACAAGAGGCCACAAATGCAAAACTAGAACGGAAAGAAACTTCAACTGAAACGAAGAAAAAACAACAGAAAGAAGAAACAGAATCTCAAAAGAATTTAGCGAGTGAAGAATTGGAATTTTTAACTGTAGATGTTAAAGGTGCTGTTAAAAATCCAGGTATTTATCAATTAAAAAAAACAAGCCGAATAAATGATGCTATCCAAAAAGCGGGTGGACTAACGACAGACGCTGACAGCAAATCTATCAATTTGGCTCAAAAACTAACAGATGAGGCTGTGATTTATGTGGCAACTATGGGTGAAAATGTAACAAATGCTGCAAGTAATAATGGACAAACTTTAACGACAGATACCGATGGAACTGCGGCACAAAAAGGGAATAAGGTCAATCTAAATAAGGCTAATTTGTCTGATTTACAGTCTATTTCTGGTATTGGACAAAAGCGCGCCCAAGATATTTTAGATTATCGTGAGGCAAATGGAAAATTTAATTCTGTTGATGATCTTAAAAATATATCAGGAGTTGGTGCTAAAACATTAGAGAAATTGAAAGAATATGTCACAGTGGATTAA